The Anolis sagrei isolate rAnoSag1 chromosome Y, rAnoSag1.mat, whole genome shotgun sequence genome contains a region encoding:
- the LOC132780575 gene encoding WD repeat-containing protein 87 — protein MLLCQSSVLPKRPDDRDKMVLKAPVRIVPLWRDLKVQLMETLELQKGMPEPTEGSPILLSDRPNIIFRESCEPDSMPLVFFIRSSDVESYLASFTWKRGKGSKVRAWIYSSEDETTVTEREYSIIKNPRVLMIVHVSHLHLLVAFCDDIHLRFFGDYTQGYQLLSEMSSPYSITSLCSNSETGELVTGAIGIVTFWSFVIEDVPSINIEQEVLIASGEFVHFLRVEPEWGALVALCENNIRVYNYKTKVQICNFQVSQGVSLTCCTSNCAQGFLYTGDLAGDITVWDFLKGNLVHQFKAHLSAITSIISRMSVHTLMTASLDGLLKEWNLTTCEQLRRVDIGEEVFQMQFINEQTFFLRTRYTFSIRTVNNFYQLFNRSKSSLKKLERVQCGSDKARILAATEDGVVRFLSPVTGEMLFVTWPFQLLEKALDYVYDPDQEELLITLGTSDIYVMDTAKNPCPVKYILHTADSIDDKVLCLAYSRLDLNGRTSSFIFSGFKSGKVRTVTQNLYRMGGRRIHNGNVLALSSLSASGNLSYHSRESSYLCSYGLDNYIILSDVILKKSNILEVVPLVSIQSTNCRINNLLLIPGYICVLTDQNRVRLWRQATLVPGKKNPFWKETGAMHSSSITSFDYCHTLSLLVTGGSDGSVRIWDILGQMLVEFDTTLKFSRVCFANQRGDLIVGFNMNIYFIPCVSYLPNKHLMMLATRSVRDDTAECPLPFMTRFLLSFDIVFVPKYHQVGKKAKKFERLEPITNHKEVVMEKGVAKVMSFIGKRVSSLPGPDFYGLTPDIKELHPEFAVEYQLLSRPTLGKRHAPAEPPLAPPPYRGLPPLSKIVPLHRSIPFQPGRTWPIAPDGFVPNSVIRAQLFPHGIPTSLECPLIPSRDPLPMRKLVKIQLQDWDKSEVVEKARKKKAEKLKRPTIEGRRRDLLSEIVTKPWLRHKPSDTSLPSVIKAIINIMDDVPYSTYLLCTSALVQLSESYELPTPVQEQAFDRLIQDTNHKEVRMRLAAWEALGKMDLLTDQEVVPLARALLDENKKVRDLARSLLDSVAGITDKFVLKKEMQRMAGTSLDDLAEMNRSQIELAFPRRMRAAGIIAETQDEAVQALTEESERLLSRVENQLTANLFLMTETPTLEAQRFSRPPRFRQRALSQGAQEEIAKPDSHLEARARWLGLFARTDKLKSQAAATKQLKGEKLRKIRQAHGKYPGVFPGMAAPDGSPVSSSSSPSSSLSSSVGSGSVHSSAGSGVSSASGSIRIRVSSSTWQGPQRPKKKVKVTEKAEEIKLAPALSQVTRKLPKVHKRLQPILLQRRDTRTQLYTEMLKHQKVKKEPAVVTAPMESKQEIAPVPLKPSPSVAPPPPPPPPPAPAKGTLIDPNEQYNTDRTKWRKDLYKLMTLRIGSFAEGRTAAEDFLASARAALSGRPMSWEAFTNISQAFLSSQEKITSQASSWKKYMSELFRASSQEFKPSTESLETVLDVKKGRDIFRGSLSDAESLELSQEDSDLERRKEERRRRTKEKKELDTAAAVKKEMSMASKMQATRKKMEREEKMARRLAKEGKLAKLKDQDTLSLDREREVLAKEKEYESAEEKEYVLVRGTGKGKEQEAAKRKEQEAVKGKRHEAAKGKEYEAAKGKEHEATKGKEHEAARREEREAAMEEEREAARVKEREAAKAKEREAAARRRRERVSVSFERKEKEAAKKKLEKLADEKREAFLEEKEKFLKEVDAKIESMLKSIKKKHGDETLLTDSERTLFTVTESTIAEFRAEAKERMLAELKERALVEAQKIALEEVKERALAEARELALEEARNWALLQARKMSLIEAWEKVLTEAREKAVEEVKEQALAEARERVLAEARERALAEEEEEEMEAILEEKIQALAEVRAKELAEERAVEMALLVSLEADEDRVLQLLGAFPVEADEARIFELAVERARELTEARAMELVEEKMTQLSDSVIMELVEEKILELIEAQMKELEKEEEKMAARQRLIPGSREYLLARKKLFSAKEEEGKEEEEEEEAGMWEDLEEGESPWSLTERETEALIAMTQKEPVPSPKLEFSERAQLILDVLTGPEKLERTDSEDFQRLCQVVSLLDITSTTDIQALTATLLQKVGETIKEGEEQQALLPEEDVSVLRVLKDTFRARQSWMFDPSQFSKKLTGLLKAAETVMQAKKLKEKLDREFWKKCWEDRAMKPLEAGEMKIRGKKAWLGKKLKDALRKWRVDQERAHWEKREKERLEKRLKIRSRPILLDVSEKEKDEESVSEEEKAAEDEEKQKEERTTRRKHAQLTWSLTAQRERAWKVIVQMEKQLPLSTEEKLRRHRPKGHRLPKESLYLASKPVLTVHRKTLRRGAQQHIFRLDHEKGVDWDSFMNIYQSLMALKQEEGGMDTAAWHEQSAQLLDLYGTSNLLVRNMLQQLLLGDRRDRKYVMGSTLKMRKAEADLGQRILYELIHHSARLRPRPPTIHGIIPLSYQNNVHPFKMRGTTRYGTLAFKWKTYVSKGKMPRLRLFVHSNSF, from the exons ATGCTCCTGTGCCAGTCTTCTGTGCTCCCTAAACGTCCCGATGATCGGGACAAGATGGTCTTGAAAGCCCCAGTTCGCATTGTTCCTCTATGGCGAGACCTCAAAGTCCAACTCATGGAAACCCTGGAGCTACAAAAG GGCATGCCAGAACCAACTGAAGGAAGTCCCATCTTGCTGAGTGACAGGCCCAATATTATATTTCGAGAGAGTTGCGAACCCGATTCCATGCCACTTGTCTTCTTCATTCGGTCAAGTGACGTCGAAAGCTACCTTGCATCATTTAcctggaagagagggaagggaagcaaG GTGCGTGCCTGGATATACAGCTCAGAGGACGAGACCACAGTGACAGAGAGAGAGTATTCcatcattaaaaaccccagggtCCTCATGATTGTCCATGTCAGCCACCTGCATCTGCTGGTCGCCTTTTGCGATGACATCCACTTGCGTTTCTTCGGAGACTACACTCAGGGGTATCAGCTGCTTTCTGAGATGAGCTCGCCTTATTCCATCACTAGCCTGTGCTCCAACTCTGAGACTGGTGAATTGGTGACAGGGGCCATTGGCATTGTGACTTTCTGGTCTTTTGTCATCGAGGATGTTCCTTCCATCAATATCGAGCAGGAGGTGCTCATTGCGAGTGGCGAGTTTGTACACTTTCTCAGAGTGGAGCCGGAGTGGGGAGCGCTGGTCGCTTTGTGTGAGAACAATATCCGTGTGTACAACTACAAAACCAAGGTCCAGATTTGCAATTTCCAGGTCAGCCAAGGTGTGTCTCTGACGTGCTGCACTTCGAATTGTGCCCAGGGCTTCCTCTACACGGGAGACCTGGCTGGGGACATTACAGTGTGGGACTTTCTCAAAGGGAACCTGGTCCACCAATTCAAGGCTCACTTGAGCGCCATCACCAGCATAATCAGCCGGATGTCAGTCCATACCCTCATGACCGCATCACTGGACGGTCTCCTAAAGGAGTGGAACCTGACTACCTGTGAGCAGCTCCGGCGTGTGGACATTGGGGAAGAAGTCTTCCAGATGCAGTTCATCAATGAGCAGACGTTCTTCCTCCGTACTAGATACACCTTTTCCATTCGGACTGTCAACAACTTCTACCAGCTCTTCAACAGGTCTAAATCTAGCCTCAAGAAGCTGGAACGGGTGCAGTGTGGATCAGACAAGGCACGCATCCTGGCAGCAACGGAAGACGGGGTTGTCCGATTCCTTTCTCCTGTTACAGGAGAGATGTTGTTTGTCACCTGGCCCTTCCAATTACTCGAGAAGGCCCTGGACTATGTTTATGACCCTGACCAGGAGGAACTGTTAATAACATTGGGCACAAGTGATATCTATGTCATGGATACCGCCAAGAATCCTTGCCCAGTGAAGTATATCCTGCATACTGCCGACTCCATAGACGACAAGGTGCTGTGTTTGGCCTACAGCCGCCTGGATCTGAATGGCCGCACGTCTAGCTTCATCTTCAGTGGGTTCAAGAGTGGGAAAGTGCGCACGGTCACCCAGAATTTGTATCGGATGGGTGGTCGCAGAATTCATAATGGCAATGTGCTGGCACTCAGCAGCCTTTCAGCCTCAGGGAACCTCTCATACCATTCGCGGGAATCCTCCTACTTGTGCTCCTACGGCCTAGATAATTACATTATTCTTTCCGATGTGATTTTGAAGAAGAGCAATATTCTGGAGGTGGTACCTTTGGTTTCTATCCAGAGCACCAACTGCAGGATCAACAACCTCCTACTTATTCCTGGCTACATCTGTGTCCTCACAGATCAAAACCGTGTTCGGTTGTGGCGCCAGGCAACGCTAGTCCCTGGCAAAAAGAATCCTTTCTGGAAAGAGACCGGCGCCATGCATTCCTCCAGCATCACTTCCTTTGATTACTGCCACACGCTCAGCCTCCTGGTGACGGGCGGTTCTGACGGATCTGTCCGCATTTGGGACATCCTGGGGCAGATGTTAGTGGAGTTTGACACGACTCTCAAATTCAGCCGTGTCTGCTTTGCCAACCAGCGGGGAGACTTGATCGTGGGCTTCAACATGAACATCTATTTCATCCCATGTGTCTCGTACCTCCCCAACAAGCACCTCATGATGTTGGCAACCCGGAGCGTGAGAGATGACACGGCTGAATGCCCTCTTCCATTCATGACACGTTTCTTGCTATCGTTCGACATTGTTTTTGTGCCCAA GTATCATCAGGTGGGCAAGAAAGCAAAGAAGTTTGAACGTCTGGAGCCCATAACCAATCACAAGGAGGTGGTGATGGAAAAAGGTGTCGCCAAAGTGATGTCATTCATTGGCAAGCGAGTGAGCAGTCTTCCCGGACCAGATTTCTATGGGCTTACACCGGACATCAAGGAGTTGCACCCGGAGTTTGCTGTGGAGTACCAACTCCTTTCGAGGCCCACTTTGGGGAAGAGACACGCTCCGGCTGAGCCCCCACTGGCCCCGCCGCCTTACCGTGGGCTCCCACCGCTGTCTAAAATTGTCCCCCTCCACCGTAGTATACCTTTCCAGCCTGGACGCACTTGGCCCATTGCACCTGATGGCTTCGTCCCCAATTCAGTGATCCGAGCCCAATTGTTTCCACATGGGATCCCCACAAGCCTTGAGTGCCCCTTGATACCCAGCCGGGATCCCTTGCCAATGCGGAAGTTGGTTAAGATACAGCTGCAAGACTGGGATAAGTCAGAGGTTGTTGAGAAAGCCCGGAAGAAAAAGGCAGAAAAGTTAAAGCGGCCTACCATCGAGGGACGCCGACGAGATCTCCTGTCTGAAATTGTGACCAAACCCTGGTTGAGGCACAAGCCTAGTGATACATCACTTCCTTCTGTAATTAAGGCCATTATAAACATAATGGACGATGTGCCCTATTCAACCTACTTGCTCTGTACATCTGCCCTGGTCCAGCTTTCTGAGTCTTATGAGCTGCCAACGCCAGTCCAGGAACAGGCCTTTGACCGTCTCATCCAAGACACGAACCACAAAGAG GTAAGGATGAGGCTGGCTGCTTGGGAGGCATTGGGGAAGATGGACCTGTTGACTGACCAGGAGGTGGTCCCACTCGCTCGAGCCCTTTTGGATGAAAACAAAAAAGTGCGAGATTTAGCTCGTTCTTTGCTTGACTCTGTGGCTGGCATTACGGACAAGTTTGTCCTGAAGAAGGAGATGCAACGGATGGCAGGCACCAGCCTGGATGACCT GGCTGAAATGAACCGTTCTCAAATAGAACTAGCTTTCCCTCGCAGGATGCGTGCTGCCGGTATCATTGCAGAAACCCAAGATGAAGCTGTCCAAGCCTTGACAGAAGAGTCGGAGCGGCTGCTGAGCCGAGTGGAGAATCAGCTGACGGCCAATCTGTTCCTGATGACCGAGACTCCCACACTAGAAGCCCAACGCTTCAGCCGCCCACCCCGTTTCCGGCAAAGAGCCTTGTCTCAAGGAGCGCAGGAAGAGATCGCCAAGCCAGACTCCCACTTGGAGGCCCGGGCCCGATGGCTGGGTCTCTTTGCCAGGACTGATAAGCTGAAGTCTCAAG CTGCTGCAACAAAACAGCTTAAAGGTGAGAAGCTTCGTAAAATCCGGCAAGCACACGGTAAGTACCCTGGCGTGTTTCCTGGGATGGCTGCACCCGACGGCAGTCCCGTGTCCAGCAGCTCCAGCCCCAGCTCCAGCTTGAGTTCTAGTGTCGGCAGTGGCAGCGTCCACAGCAGCGCCGGCAGTGGCGTCAGCAGCGCCAGTGGCAGTATTCGCATCCGTGTCAGCAGCTCCACGTGGCAGGGGCCACAGCGTCCCAAGAAGAAGGTCAAGGTCACGGAGAAAGCAGAAGAGATCAAACTCGCTCCTGCCCTTTCCCAGGTGACCCGAAAGCTACCCAAGGTGCACAAGCGGTTGCAGCCCATCCTCTTGCAGCGGCGTGACACCCGCACACAACTTTACACTGAGATGCTGAAGCACCAGAAAGTCAAGAAAGAGCCAGCGGTTGTCACTGCACCCATGGAATCAAAGCAAGAGATTGCCCCTGTCCCACTGAAACCCAGCCCGTCTgtggcaccaccaccaccaccacctccaccaccggCACCTGCCAAAGGCACCTTAATTGATCCGAATGAGCAGTACAACACTGACCGCACCAAGTGGCGCAAGGACCTCTATAAGCTGATGACGCTTCGCATTGGCAGCTTTGCTGAGGGCCGCACAGCAGCCGAGGACTTCCTGGCGTCTGCTCGTGCGGCCCTGAGCGGCCGTCCCATGTCCTGGGAGGCCTTCACAAACATCAGCCAGGCATTCCTCTCCTCTCAGGAGAAAATCACATCACAGGCCTCTAGCTGGAAGAAGTACATGAGCGAACTCTTCAGAGCCTCTTCCCAGGAATTCAAACCGTCAACAGAAAGCTTAGAAACGGTCTTGGATGTAAAAAAAGGAAGAGATATATTCAGAGGTTCATTGAGTGACGCGGAGAGCTTGGAGCTCAGTCAGGAGGATTCGGatttggagagaagaaaggaagaaagaaggagaagaacgaaggagaagaaggagcttGACACGGCGGCGGCAGTGAAAAAAGAGATGTCCATGGCCTCCAAAATGCAAGCAACGAGGAAGAagatggaaagggaagagaaaatggCTCGAAGGTtagcgaaagaaggaaagttagCTAAATTGAAAGACCAAGACACGTTGTCCCTAGATAGAGAGCGGGAAGTGTTGGCCAAAGAAAAAGAATATGAGTCAGCTGAAGAAAAAGAATATGTGTTGGTCCGGGGGACGGGGAAGGGTAAAGAACAAGAAGCGGCCAAAAGAAAAGAGCAAGAGGCAGTCAAGGGCAAAAGGCACGAGGCAGCTAAAGGAAAAGAGTATGAAGCAGCCAAGGGAAAAGAGCATGAGGCCACCAAGGGAAAAGAGCATGAGGCAGCCAGGAGGGAAGAGCGTGAGGCAGCCATGGAAGAAGAGCGTGAGGCAGCCAGGGTGAAAGAACGAGAGGCAGCCAAGGCGAAAGAACGAGAGGCAGCAGCACGTAGGAGAAGGGAACGAGTCTCGGTCTCatttgaaaggaaagaaaaagaggcggCCAAGAAGAAGTTGGAGAAGTTAGCGGACGAGAAAAGAGAGGCTTTcctggaggagaaagagaaattcCTTAAGGAGGTAGATGCAAAGATTGAGTCCATGCTCAAGAGTATCAAGAAAAAGCATGGGGATGAGACCCTGCTTACAGACTCGGAAAGGACCCTGTTCACGGTGACAGAAAGCACCATCGCCGAATTCCGGGCAGAAGCCAAAGAGAGGATGCTAGCAGAACTGAAGGAGCGAGCTCTGGTTGAAGCTCAAAAGATAGCACTGGAAGAAGTGAAAGAGAGAGCGTTGGCGGAAGCACGAGAGTTGGCTTTGGAGGAAGCAAGGAACTGGGCCTTGCTCCAAGCAAGGAAGATGTCCTTGATCGAAGCCTGGGAGAAGGTTCTGACTGAAGCACGAGAGAAAGCCGTAGAAGAAGTGAAGGAACAGGCGTTGGCTGAGGCCCGGGAGAGGGTGCTGGCCGAAGCCCGAGAGAGGGCTCTggccgaggaggaagaggaggaaatggaAGCCATCTTGGAAGAAAAGATCCAAGCACTGGCTGAAGTCAGAGCCAAAGAACTGGCCGAAGAAAGAGCCGTGGAAATGGCATTGTTGGTATCGCTAGAGGCGGATGAGGACAGGGTTTTACAATTGCTCGGGGCCTTCCCAGTAGAAGCAGATGAGGCAAGGATCTTTGAGCTAGCAGTGGAAAGAGCCCGGGAGCTGACGGAGGCAAGAGCAATGGAACTGGTGGAGGAAAAAATGACGCAGCTCTCGGATTCAGTCATAATGGAGCTGGTTGAGGAAAAAATACTAGAGCTCATTGAGGCACAAATGAAAGaactggagaaggaggaagaaaaaatggCTGCTCGACAAAGATTAATTCCTGGCAGCAGGGAGTACCTTTTAGCCAGAAAGAAATTATTTtctgcaaaagaagaagaaggaaaagaagaagaagaagaagaagaggcagggATGTGGGAGGACTTAGAAGAGGGGGAGAGTCCCTGGTCTCTTACTGAGCGTGAAACAGaggctttaattgccatgacccaGAAAGAACCCGTGCCATCACCAAAACTTGAGTTTTCAGAACGTGCTCAGTTGATCCTGGATGTCTTGACCGGACCAGAGAAGTTGGAGCGAACAGATTCTGAAGACTTCCAGCGCCTTTGTCAAGTGGTATCCTTGCTTGACATCACTTCAACAACAGATATTCAAGCACTGACTGCGACTCTGCTCCAGAAAGTTGGAGAAACCATCAAGGAAGGTGAGGAGCAGCAGGCTCTTTTGCCTGAAGAAGACGTCTCTGTTTTGAGGGTGCTCAAAGACACATTCAGAGCACGTCAGTCCTGGATGTTTGACCCGTCACAGTTTTCCAAGAAGCTGACCGGCCTTCTGAAAGCTGCCGAGACTGTCATGCAGGCCAAGAAGTTGAAGGAGAAGCTGGACAGAGAATTTTGGAAAAAGTGCTGGGAGGACAGAGCTATGAAGCCACTGGAGGCTGGTGAAATGAAGATCAGGGGAAAGAAGGCCTGGCTGGGCAAGAAACTGAAAGATGCCCTTAGGAAGTGGAGAGTGGATCAAGAAAGGGCTCactgggaaaagagagagaaggagcgcCTGGAGAAGCGCCTCAAGATCAGATCACGACCCATCCTGCTCGATGTGTCTGAGAAGGAGAAAGACGAAGAGAGTGTGTCAGAGGAGGAGAAAGCAGCGGAGGACgaggagaagcagaaggaagAACGGACCACTCGCCGTAAGCACGCCCAACTGACTTGGTCACTGACTGCTCAGCGCGAGAGGGCCTGGAAAGTTATTGTGCAGATGGAGAAGCAGCTGCCTCTTTCAACTGAGGAGAAGCTCCGGCGCCACAGACCCAAAGGTCACCGGCTTCCCAAAGAATCTCTCTACTTGGCCAGCAAGCCAGTACTCACGGTTCATCGGAAAACACTCCGGCGTGGTGCCCAGCAGCACATTTTCCGTCTTGATCACGAGAAAGGTGTGGACTGGGACAGTTTTATGAACATCTACCAGTCATTAATGGCCTTGAAGCAAGAAGAAGGTGGCATGGACACAGCAGCTTGGCATGAGCAGTCTGCCCAGTTGCTGGATCTCTATGGCACAAGCAACCTGCTCGTCCGGAATATGCTGCAGCAGCTCTTGTTGGGAGACCGCCGCGATCGTAAATATGTCATGGGCAGCACCCTTAAGATGAGAAAGGCAGAAGCCGATTTAGGCCAACGGATCCTCTATGAGTTGATCCATCACTCAGCCCGACTTCGTCCCAGGCCTCCCACCATACATGGCATCATTCCACTCAGCTACCAGAACAATGTCCATCCCTTCAAGATGCGGGGGACGACCCGCTATGGCACCTTGGCCTTCAAGTGGAAGACCTACGTGTCCAAGGGGAAGATGCCCAGGCTGCGCTTGTTCGTGCACTCAAATTCTTTTTGA